In Oreochromis aureus strain Israel breed Guangdong linkage group 15, ZZ_aureus, whole genome shotgun sequence, a single genomic region encodes these proteins:
- the ccn2a gene encoding CCN family member 2a — protein sequence MVARMILLPLLCIMLSYMAAGQECSGQCSCPSTPPQCPPGVSLVLDGCGCCRVCAKQMGELCTEKDVCDPHKGLYCDFGAPNNRRIGVCTARDGATCVFGGTVYRSGETFQSSCKYQCTCLDGAIGCVPLCSMDIRLPSPDCPNPRRVKVPGKCCEEWECGSSDTKENETPTTKSFMGPVLSAYRKEETYGPDPFMMRENCLVQTTEWSACSKTCGLGVSTRVTNDNRECRLEKQTRLCMVRPCESQLEQSIRKGKKCIRTPRVSKPMKFEISGCTTTKSYRPKFCGVCLDGRCCTPHRTTTLPMEFKCPDGEVMKKHMMFIKSCACHYNCPGENDIFESMYYKKMMGDMA from the exons atgGTTGCAAGAATGATTTTGCTGCCTCTGCTGTGCATCATGCTTTCCTACATG GCTGCAGGTCAGGAGTGCAGCGGCCAGTGTTCGTGCCCGTCCACCCCTCCTCAGTGCCCCCCAGGTGTCAGCCTGGTGCTGGATGGCTGTGGCTGCTGCAGGGTGTGTGCCAAACAGATGGGGGAGCTCTGCACTGAGAAAGACGTCTGTGACCCGCACAAAGGCCTCTACTGTGACTTCGGAGCTCCCAACAACAGACGCATAGGAGTTTGCACAG CTCGAGACGGAGCCACTTGTGTGTTTGGCGGCACAGTGTACAGGAGCGGAGAGACTTTCCAGAGCAGCTGCAAGTACCAGTGTACCTGTCTGGACGGAGCCATCGGTTGTGTGCCTCTTTGCTCCATGGACATCCGGCTGCCCAGCCCAGACTGCCCCAACCCAAGGCGTGTGAAAGTGCCTGGAAAGTGTTGTGAGGAGTGGGAATGTGGTTCTTCCGACACAAAGGAGAATGAAACTCCCACCACAAAAAGCTTCATGGGCCCTGTTTTGTCTG CATACAGGAAGGAGGAGACCTATGGCCCAGATCCTTTTATGATGAGAGAGAACTGCCTGGTTCAGACGACTGAATGGAGCGCCTGCTCAAAGACATGCGGCCTGGGAGTATCTACCAGGGTCACCAACGATAACCGTGAATGCCGCCTAGAAAAACAGACCCGGCTGTGCATGGTGAGACCATGCGAGTCTCAGCTGGAGCAGAGCATTAGG AAAGGGAAAAAGTGCATCCGTACTCCCAGAGTCTCCAAACCCATGAAGTTTGAGATCTCTGGCTGCACCACCACCAAGTCCTACAGGCCAAAGTTCTGCGGTGTCTGCCTGGACGGCCGCTGCTGCACCCCGCACAGGACCACCACCCTGCCCATGGAGTTCAAATGTCCCGATGGAGAAGTAATGAAGAAGCACATGATGTTCATCAAGTCCTGTGCCTGCCACTACAACTGCCCCGGGGAGAACGACATCTTCGAGTCCATGTATTACAAGAAGATGATGGGAGACATGGCGTGA